Proteins encoded within one genomic window of Lynx canadensis isolate LIC74 chromosome B2, mLynCan4.pri.v2, whole genome shotgun sequence:
- the DSE gene encoding dermatan-sulfate epimerase isoform X2, which yields MGISVPPQSPTHQLHGLAHGKPSSDESRYDASLKSVPPPDFGTPTLHYFEDWGVVTYGSALPAEINRSFLSFKSGKLGGRAIYDIVHRNKYKDWIKGWRNFNAGHEHPDQNSFTFAPNGVPFITEALYGPKYTFFNNVLMFSPAVSKSCFSPWEGQVTEDCSSKWSKYKHDLAASCQGRVVAAVEKNGVVFIRGEGVGAYNPQLNLRSVQRNLILLHPQLLLLVDQIHLGEDSPLETAASFFHNVDVPFEETVVDGVHGAFIRQRDGLYKMYWMDDTGYSEKATFASVTYPRGYPYNGTNYVNVTMHLRSPITRTAYLFIGPSVDVQSFSIHGDSQQLDVFVATSQHAYATYLWTGETTGQSAFAQVIADRQKILFDRSSAIKSTTVPEVKDYAAIVEQNLQHFKPVFQLLEKQILSRVRNTASFRKTAERLLRFSDKRQTEEAIDRIFAISQQQQQQSKSKKNRRAGKRYKFVDAVPDIFAQIEVNEKKIRQKAQILAQKELPIDEDEEMKDLLDFADVTYEKHKNGGLMKGRFGQTRMMTTRSRAPSASYTKLFLILNIAIFFVMLAMQLTYFQRAQSLHGQRCLYAVLLIDSCILLWLYSSCSQSQC from the coding sequence GTATGATGCCAGCTTGAAATCTGTTCCTCCTCCGGATTTTGGCACCCCTACGTTGCATTATTTTGAAGACTGGGGTGTTGTGACTTACGGAAGTGCCCTGCCTGCAGAAATCAATAGATCGTTTCTTTCCTTCAAGTCAGGAAAACTGGGGGGCCGTGCAATATATGACATTGTccacagaaacaaatacaaagattGGATCAAAGGATGGAGAAATTTTAATGCCGGGCACGAGCATCCTGATCAAAACTCGTTTACTTTTGCTCCCAATGGTGTGCCTTTCATCACTGAGGCTCTCTATGGGCCAAAGTACACCTTCTTCAACAATGTTTTGATGTTTTCCCCAGCTGTGTCCAAGAGCTGCTTTTCTCCCTGGGAGGGTCAGGTCACGGAAGACTGCTCATCGAAATGGTCTAAATACAAGCATGACCTGGCCGCCAGCTGCCAGGGGAGAGTGGTTGCAGCAGTGGAGAAAAATGGAGTGGTTTTCATCCGAGGGGAAGGTGTGGGAGCTTATAACCCCCAGCTTAATCTGAGGAGCGTGCAGAGGAATCTGATCCTCCTTCATCCACAGCTCCTTCTCCTCGTGGACCAAATACACCTGGGAGAGGACAGCCCCTTGGAGACCGCCGCAAGCTTCTTCCACAATGTGGATGTTCCCTTTGAGGAAACAGTGGTAGATGGGGTCCACGGGGCCTTTATCAGGCAACGGGATGGTCTGTACAAAATGTACTGGATGGATGATACCGGCTACAGTGAGAAAGCAACCTTTGCTTCAGTGACATACCCTCGGGGCTATCCCTACAACGGGACAAACTACGTGAATGTCACCATGCACCTCCGGAGTCCCATCACCAGGACCGCTTACCTCTTTATAGGGCCGTCTGTAGATGTTCAGAGTTTCAGCATCCACGGGGACTCCCAGCAACTGGATGTGTTCGTAGCCACCAGCCAGCATGCCTACGCCACTTACCTTTGGACAGGAGAGACCACGGGACAGTCTGCCTTTGCACAGGTCATTGCAGATCGTCAGAAAATTCTGTTCGACCGGAGTTCAGCCATCAAGAGCACCACTGTGCCCGAGGTGAAGGACTACGCTGCTATTGTGGAACAGAACCTGCAGCATTTTAAGCCAGTGTTCCAGCTGCTGGAGAAGCAGATCCTGTCCCGAGTCCGGAACACAGCTAGCTTTAGGAAGACCGCTGAGCGCCTGCTGAGATTTTCAGACAAGAGGCAGACGGAGGAGGCCATTGATAGGATTTTTGCCATatcgcagcagcagcagcagcagagcaAGTCAAAGAAAAACCGAAGGGCAGGCAAACGCTATAAATTTGTGGACGCAGTCCCTGATATTTTTGCACAGATTGAGGTCAATGAAAAAAAGATTCGACAGAAAGCTCAGATTCTAGCACAGAAAGAACTGCCCATAGATGAAGATGAAGAGATGAAAGACCTTttagattttgcagatgtaacgTATGAGAAACACAAAAACGGGGGCTTGATGAAAGGCCGGTTTGGACAGACGCGGATGATGACAACTCGCAGCAGAGCCCCTTCCGCTTCGTACACCAAACTATTCCTGATCCTGAACATCGCTATTTTCTTTGTCATGTTGGCAATGCAGCTGACTTATTTCCAGAGGGCCCAGAGCCTGCATGGCCAAAGATGCCTTTACGCAGTCCTTCTCATAGACAGCTGTATTTTACTGTGGTTGTACTCGTCCTGTTCCCAGTCACAGTGTTAG